TATTTTGTTTCCCCAAGCCTTGGCGGTAGCGATACCGGCAGTTGGGGCCAATATTATTTTTTTATTAAAAGAAACTTCAATTGTAAGTGCGATTGCCTTGGCTGATTTGATGTACGTGGCAAAAGATTTAATTGGGATGTATTACAAGACGACAGAAGCATTTGTCTTATTGATTGGGGCGTATTTACTTATTTTATTGCCATTGTCTATATGCATTTCTAAACTGGAAAGGAGACTTCGCTATGCAGGATTTGGGGATTAGTGTAATCTTTGAAGGTTCAAATTTCATTCGGCTATTGGGAGGTCTTTGGATAACGCTTCGCATTGCAATCGTTGCAGTTAGTATTTCTATTATTTTTGGAATTGGACTAGGAATTCTGATGACGAGTAAAAATAAGATCGTTCGTTTACTGACAAAGTTTTATTTAGAAACAGTACGGATTATCCCTATTTTAGTATGGCTCTTTGTATTTTTCTTTACGATTACGAAAGTATTTCAAATCCATTTGCCGGCAGAAGCCTCAGCAATTCTTGTGTTTTCACTCTGGGGAATTGCTGAAATTGGTGATATTGTACGGGGAACGGTTACGTCGTTGCCAAAGCATCAATGGGAAAGTGGGATGTCGTTAGGGCTTACAACGCATCAGATTTATCGTTATATCGTTTTACCACAAATCATCCGGCGTTTTGTGCCAGCCGCGATGAATCTAGTAACAAGAATGATTAAGACGACTTCACTTGTTGTATTAATTGGTGTAGTCGAGGTATTGAAAGTAGGCCAGCAGATTATTGAAGTTTCCATTTTGAAAAATCCGATGGCATCTTTTTGGGTGTATGCAACAATTTTTGCGCTATACTTTATCATTTGCTATCCAATTTCTTTGTGGTCTCGTCATTTAGAAATGAAATGGCAGGGACAGTGATTTTTTAGGAGGTGGTCAGAATGAAAAAGAGTGAAGTAAAGGTTTTAGAAGCTGTGGGATTAACAAAGTATTATACAGAAGAAAAAGTTTTTGATTCGTTTAATTTTTCAGTGCATCAGGGGGAAGTTCTCGTTATCTTAGGGGCTTCTGGTTGTGGGAAAAGTACTTTGTTAAGGTGTTTAAATGGCTTAGAACCTATTCAAGCGGGTGAGATTAAGTTAGATGGAAAAGTGATTGATGGAAAACAAATTACTTGGCAGAAAGCGAGACAAAAAATTGGCATGGTATTTCAAAGCTATGAATTGTTTTCTCATTTAACAATATTAGAAAATATTTTGCTAGGCCCGATGAAAGCACAAGGCAGGGAAAGAAGTGAAGTGATTAAACAAGCGGAATATTTGCTAAATCGCGTTGGCTTAATTCATAAGAAGGATGCTTATCCTAGACAATTATCAGGAGGGCAAAAACAACGTATTGCGATTGTACGGTCACTTTGTATGAATCCGGAAATTATGCTATTTGATGAGGTGACGGCATCGCTTGATCCAGAAATGGTCAGAGAAGTTCTTGATTTAATGCTGGAATTAGCGCGGCAAGGGATGACAATGGTTATTGTTACACATGAAATGGAATTTGCCAAAGCTGTTGCAGACCGAGTGTTATTTTTAGATGGTGGAAAAATTATCGAAGATGCAGTGGCAAAACAATTTTTCACGAGCCCAAAAACTCAGCGTGCCCAACGCTTTTTAAATAGGTTTGATTTTAAAATAGAAAGTGAGAGAGTAGGATGAAAAAGGGATTTAGAACAATTTTATTAGGGTTAACTTTAATTTTATCTTTAGGGATATTGGCGGGCTGCGGATCAGATGCTACGAAAAGCGGCGGTGATAATTCGGTAAAACAATCAACGATTGAACAAATCAAAGAGCGTGGAAAAATTCGTATCGGCGTATTTAGCGATAAACCGCCCTTTGGTTATGTAGATGCAAATGGCAAAAATCAGGGGTATGATGTTTACTTTGCCAAACGCATCGCCAAAGATTTATTGGGAGACGAAAATAAAGTTGAGTTTGTCTTAGTGGAAGCAGTAAGCCGTGTAGAGGTTTTGGAAGCAAATAAAGTGGATATTATTTTGGCTAATTTTACAGTAACGCCAGAGCGTAAAGAAAAAGTAGACTTTGCAAATCCTTATATGAAGGTTGGACTTGGTGTAGTTTCGCCAGATGGTGCTTTGATTACTGATGTAAATCAATTAAAAGGAAAAAAATTAATTGTAAATAAAGGCACGACGGCAGAAACTTATTTTGTACAAAACCATCCGGAAATTGAGCTATTGAAATACGAGCAGAATACAGAAGCTTTTCAAGCGTTAAAAGATGGACGCGGTGCGGCATTAGCACATGACAATACATTACTGTTTGCTTGGGCAAGAGAAAACCAGGGGTATACTACGGGCATAACAAAACTGGGAAGCCTTGATTATATTGCACCTGCTGTCAAAAAAGGAAATATAGAGCTGAAAGATTGGTTAAATGAAGAAATTGAAAAATTAGCGTCAGAACAATTTTTTCATAAAGATTTTGCTGAAACATTACTTCCTGCCTATGGCGAATCCATTCAAGCTGATGATGTAGTAATAGATGGCGGCAAAGTAGAATAAAATGATAGTAATCCTTTAAGGATATAAAAAACACGCAAAATGCAGTTACTAAAATATTTAGAACTGACATCGCGCGTGTTTTTTAATGACTATTTTTATTGTGAATCATCGTCCAGAAAAAGATACCGGCTGCAATTTCACTGCATAGGATTAACAATGCCATCGGAAGGGCGCTGTAACTGCCGCAAATGCCGACAAGCGGCGCCATTGCGCCACCAGTGATATTAGAAAAGAATCCGAGAAGTGCCGCTGCACTGCCTGCCATTTTCCCTTGTGCTTGCATTGCAAGTGAGAAACTGCTGGAACCAACAATAGCCAAACTAGCAACAGTAAAAAATAGTGGGATAAGAATAAACAAAAGTGGAGCGTGATTGAGGAGACTGATTGCTAATAGAGTACTGCCTATAATCGCCTGCCAAACGCCATAATGGAGAATTTTTTCATCGCTGAATCGTCCGGATAAACGTCCGGTCAGTTGTCCTGCAATGACGAGTCCCAATCCGTTGACACCAAAGATTAATCCAAAGGTTTGCGGCGAAACTTTATAGATATTTTGCAAAACGAACGGTGAACCGGAGATGTAAGCAAACAAAGCGGTAAAGGCGCAAGATTGCATAAAACAATGTCCCATAAAATAAGGTTGTTTTAAAAGGGAGAGAAAAGCTTTGAGTGATGAGGTAATTCCGCTGTCTAAACGCCTATTTGCAGGAAGACTTTCCTTACACCAAAAGAATACCGCTAGGAATAAACTAATTCCAATGAGTCCAAGGACAATGAAGACGCCTCGCCAAGAGGATACAGCTAAGACTTGACCACCAAGAACTGGCGCGAATATTGGTGCAACGCCATTGACGAGCATGAGCATGGCAAAAAATTTCGTTAATTCATAACCGGAATATAAATCTCTGGCGATTGCGCGGGCGATAACAATCCCCGCAGACCCTGCTAAACCTTGAATTAAACGCAAAAGCAAAAATGCCCAGATGGAAGTTGCAAATACGCAGGCAAAGGAAGTTAAAGTGAAGATAGCCATGCCGATTAATAAAGGCTTGCGTCGACCCTGCATATCACTGAGTGGACCGGCAAACATCTGTCCGATAGCAATTCCCAGCAAGCAGGCCGTTAAGCTGAGCTGAACGAGGGACGTCGTTGTTACAAATTCTCCAGCCAGTTGTGGCAGTGAAGGTAAGTACATATCGATGGATAAAGGGGCGAGTGCAGTAAGTGCACCTAAAATGACCGGAAGCCATTTAGTAAAAGTTTTTGCAAAACTGCTCTGCCAGATGAGAAACTCTCGCTCTTGGTCAGTTGGAGATGTATGTGATGTCATAAAGGTAATAAATCCTCCTTGATATTTGTTATATTTGATGAAATAAATGTTACATTGATAATAAAGATGATTATAATTAGCTGAGCTTTTTATGTCAATCAAATAAAAGCTATAGATTTAGGATAAAGTTGAATTAAAAAAATGTAGGGTAGAGGAGAATTGTAAAGCATAGAAAACCTATGGTATAATAGGGAAAAGAGGTGGTTAGGTGAAAATTTCGACAAAGGGAAGATATGCTTTACGGTTATTGCTCGATTTGGCTGAGCATAAAGAGGATGGATATATTGCGTTAAAGGATATTGCAGAGCGTCAAGAGATATCAAAAAAATATTTAGAACAGATTGTAGGGAGTCTAAATAGAGCGGAAATATTGAGAACGAATCGTGGATTTCAGGGTGGTTACATGTTGGCGAAGTCACCTGATCAATATACGGTTGCAGATATCTTGCGTATCACTGAGGGAAGCCTTGCACCGA
This genomic interval from Selenobaculum gibii contains the following:
- a CDS encoding amino acid ABC transporter permease — protein: MQDLGISVIFEGSNFIRLLGGLWITLRIAIVAVSISIIFGIGLGILMTSKNKIVRLLTKFYLETVRIIPILVWLFVFFFTITKVFQIHLPAEASAILVFSLWGIAEIGDIVRGTVTSLPKHQWESGMSLGLTTHQIYRYIVLPQIIRRFVPAAMNLVTRMIKTTSLVVLIGVVEVLKVGQQIIEVSILKNPMASFWVYATIFALYFIICYPISLWSRHLEMKWQGQ
- a CDS encoding amino acid ABC transporter ATP-binding protein gives rise to the protein MKKSEVKVLEAVGLTKYYTEEKVFDSFNFSVHQGEVLVILGASGCGKSTLLRCLNGLEPIQAGEIKLDGKVIDGKQITWQKARQKIGMVFQSYELFSHLTILENILLGPMKAQGRERSEVIKQAEYLLNRVGLIHKKDAYPRQLSGGQKQRIAIVRSLCMNPEIMLFDEVTASLDPEMVREVLDLMLELARQGMTMVIVTHEMEFAKAVADRVLFLDGGKIIEDAVAKQFFTSPKTQRAQRFLNRFDFKIESERVG
- a CDS encoding cysteine ABC transporter substrate-binding protein — translated: MKKGFRTILLGLTLILSLGILAGCGSDATKSGGDNSVKQSTIEQIKERGKIRIGVFSDKPPFGYVDANGKNQGYDVYFAKRIAKDLLGDENKVEFVLVEAVSRVEVLEANKVDIILANFTVTPERKEKVDFANPYMKVGLGVVSPDGALITDVNQLKGKKLIVNKGTTAETYFVQNHPEIELLKYEQNTEAFQALKDGRGAALAHDNTLLFAWARENQGYTTGITKLGSLDYIAPAVKKGNIELKDWLNEEIEKLASEQFFHKDFAETLLPAYGESIQADDVVIDGGKVE
- a CDS encoding multidrug effflux MFS transporter, with translation MTSHTSPTDQEREFLIWQSSFAKTFTKWLPVILGALTALAPLSIDMYLPSLPQLAGEFVTTTSLVQLSLTACLLGIAIGQMFAGPLSDMQGRRKPLLIGMAIFTLTSFACVFATSIWAFLLLRLIQGLAGSAGIVIARAIARDLYSGYELTKFFAMLMLVNGVAPIFAPVLGGQVLAVSSWRGVFIVLGLIGISLFLAVFFWCKESLPANRRLDSGITSSLKAFLSLLKQPYFMGHCFMQSCAFTALFAYISGSPFVLQNIYKVSPQTFGLIFGVNGLGLVIAGQLTGRLSGRFSDEKILHYGVWQAIIGSTLLAISLLNHAPLLFILIPLFFTVASLAIVGSSSFSLAMQAQGKMAGSAAALLGFFSNITGGAMAPLVGICGSYSALPMALLILCSEIAAGIFFWTMIHNKNSH
- a CDS encoding RrF2 family transcriptional regulator; this encodes MKISTKGRYALRLLLDLAEHKEDGYIALKDIAERQEISKKYLEQIVGSLNRAEILRTNRGFQGGYMLAKSPDQYTVADILRITEGSLAPIACLEQEKNPCGRSKSCMTLGVWKGLNKVMIDYLEGITLQDILDKHQTADAVEYYI